The genomic window CTTCAGGCAGGAATACAGAACTCACCTTTGGATCAAACCTGTAAAGTTTTCCCGTATCACTTACAATCGCAATCACACCCATTTTCACACCGGGATACTGTTCATGGGCTCGTAGTATGGAATACATGATCTCATCGGCATGTCCGCCGTGGAATAAATAATTGATATCATCCAGACACACCACCATTACCTTGTCCTTTTCGATAAGTTTCAGGACTATCTTTTCAAAAAGTTTCCTGAAGGCTACCCCGGAAGACGGAGGATCTATATTGAAAAGTTTGCGATATATGCGTGAAACAACAGCAAAGCGAGTGGAATCCATCTGGCAATTGATCTTAACCAGCACCACATCCGAGGTATGTGCTTCTATTTCTTCGAAAACCTTCAATACAGCACTGGTTTTACCAGTGCCGGGTGGACCATAAACAAGACAATTAATAGGCCTCATACCTTTTACTGCAGGTTTTAAGCTATAGATGAGAGATTGTAGCTGAGAATCCCGGTGCATAAATTGTTCGGGAAGATAATCCAGCTCCAGTACGATGGGATCTCTGAAAATTGTCTCATCCCAGAGAAGCATATTATTTTTCATATACCTGACTCCTAAACCTAGTATAAAATTCCCCTGTAAATATAATAGCTTTTTTGCAGGGCTATTTGGAATCCTTTATATATTTGCTCACCTATGGGTGATTGGTTAACGTATGAAATGCAGGAGAGGAAGACCAAAATGCCCCCGCAGGATACGGGCAGAGCCCAATGTTATGTGCTTTAAACCCTGCGGAATACCAAGGTCTGAAGTTGAGGTAGTAGACCTCGCATTTGAGGAACTGGAGGCCATCCGACTTGTGGATGTGGATGAGCTGACACAGGAAGAAGCCGCCCTTGAGATGGGAATTTCCAGAAGGGCTTTCTGGGAAGAACTGAAAAATGCGAGAAAAAAAGTCGCCAGAGCTCTTGTTGAAGGGCAGGCCATAGATATCAAAGGCGGAAATTACACTACTGAATAAATGGAGTCATTAAAATGAGTCAAAACATACAGTCAGCTGAAAGTCTGGTAAATTCCAAAGTTGAAGAGCCAAAACTCGTATCGAATCTGCGTGGAATAAGAAACAAGCTCATGGTAATGAGTGGCAAAGGCGGTGTAGGAAAGAGTACCGTTTCAGCAAATCTCGCTGCAGCCCTTGCCAGGCGCGGGAAAAAAGTAGGACTGCTTGACAGTGATATTCATGGACCAAGCATTCCCACAATGTTTGGAATCACTGACCAGAGACCCGAAGTAGGAGAAAAGGGCATTCTTCCCGTACAGGTTGCCGATAACCTCAAGGTCATGTCCATAGGTTTATTGCTGGACGATCAGGATTCCCCCGTGGTCTGGAGAGGGCCTGCCAAGATGGGAGCCATAAAACAGTTCCTTGAAGAAGTTGACTGGGGAGTACTGGACTACCTTATCATAGACCTGCCTCCGGGCACAGGAGATGAACCATTGAGCATAGTACAGTTGCTGGGCAAGGTCGATGGTGCCATCGTTGTCACAACTCCCCAGGATGTAGCACTTACAAGTGTAAGGAAATCCCTGAAATTTGCAGAAATGCTGGAAGTACCCGTAATTGGAATGGTCGAAAACATGAGCGGTGTAATCTGCCCCCACTGCAATGAAGAAATACAGGTCTTTGGCGGAGAATCTGTAGAAAAGGCTGCAAAAGATTTCAACACCCCCATACTTGCCACATTGCCTATCGAACCCGATGTTTCATCATCAGGGGATAAAGGAGATGTATATGTCAATGATGATAAATCCATCTGGAAAGAAAAGTTCGATTCAATTGTTAATTCTGTGGAAGAAAAGTTCAACTAATCTTCCTTTCTATTTTTAAGGGCAAGGGGATTTTTATGGAAAATAAAGAGATAAGTGACAAACTCAAGGAAATACTGCAACTAAAATACGAACCGGTAGCCGTGAAATTGGTTAAAAAGGGCGAAGATATTCCTGCAGACTTTAACCAACCCGAGAAAAAAACCCGCCATTGTCAGTCTATTATGAAAGCAAGGACCGGCGAATGTCTTGTGATACCGGCAGATAAACATGCATGCGTGGTAGGTGGTTCCAGTCTGGGACTTTTAGAAACACCTGACAATGTAAGAAGCGGGGAATTCCACTCCAAAATCGGCATGTTCGATACACCTCAAGCAGCTGCTAAGATGATAGAGGAGAGGGCAGAATTCGAGGAATGCAGCATGCAGGCAACAGTAGTTTGTCCTCTTGAAAAGGCTGACTTTAAGCCCGATGTAGTGGTTCTGGTCGATCTCCCGGAAACCCTTTACTGGATTGTACCAGCATTTACTTTTGAAAAGGGAGGAAGGGTTACCCTGAGCACAGCACCGTTCCAGGCCACCTGCGTGGATTCAACGATAATTCCCATCCAGACCGGCGATGTAAATTTTTCCATGGGATGTTTCGGCTGTCGCAGGACAACTGATATAGGCAGGGATGAAATGCTTGTGGGAATTCCGGGCCCAATTCTTGAAAATATAGTAGAGCATCTTGAAAAACTCTATGAAAAGCCTATCAGAAAAGCCAGGGGATTGTAAGATTCAGGCAAAGGAAATTAAATATAACGATGCGGTAAGCAGAGGGCTTGATTGGCTGGATGAAAGTCAGCCTGGCACCCTCAAGGAATATGCCAGAAGCACAACAGCCAGCTACCTCTGGGGAAGGGGATATACCCTTACAGCCACCCTCATAAAAGAGATTCACAGGCCACAATCTTTCAGGGAAATTTGCAGAGGTGTATCAGCCCTTGCCACAATGGGGATTTACTATCCTGCAGTTACCCATTCTATCAAAACCAAACAGAAAGATGGCAATTTAAAAGATATATATGATAGAACATATGCCCTGATTGCTCTTGCAGATCTCGAAGTGTCCTGTCCAGACGAATGCCAGAAAATCATAAAGGATTTTGATAGTACATGGGAACATCCCGGTACAATTGCATTGATAATAATTTGCCTCATAAAACAATCCAAACTGACAGGAACAGACCACACTGATTTTACACGGGAAAAAACCGATTGGTTATTGTCCCGGATACAGGATAACGGTGGCTGGAAATTCACAACAACCAGCAATCTTGTTATGCAGGCACTGATAATTGCCGGTCGCTCAGGCGAAATAGACCAATCTATCAAGTGGTTACTTAAAAAACAAAATGATAACGGTAGTTGGGGCAAAAATAACGGAGATATTACGGCTACTGCACAGTCATTGATTACTCTTGCTCTGTATATCAATGCTTAAAACAGAAGGGCTAAAATACAAGCCATTTATAATATTGGAAACATGAATGAAGACAATGAGAACAACATGAAATTCCATCCACAGAGCAATACCTATATTCTCCGGAAAAAATCCTATTTTGAGCAAAATGTAAGCCTGGATGGAAATCTCATTACAGGACCAGATACTAATTTCTGGAAAAACCTGAAGGTTGCCGGCAACGTAGAACTGGGTAAGGGTACAGTTGTGAGGGGCAGCCTCCATGCAGAGGAAGTTATACTGGGCCCTGGTTGCAGGATTGACGGGGATATTCACGCCAGCAGGAATGCGACCCTGCTTGATCGTTGCACAATCAATGGCCACGCCACTACAGATGGCTGGATGAAAGTACGGCCTGGTTGCAATATAAAGTTTGTAAGAGCTAAAAAAGAACTGGAACTTGTGGGTAAAGTCAATGTTGAAAGTATAGAATCAGGTACCAAAGTAATCGTACATTCTGAATGAATTATTTATTTTCTTCAGCCAGCATATTCAGCAGACTGTTACGCAGTTTATTTGCAGAGGTACTTGTCCTATCCCTGGGCCGGGGCAGATCGACATCAACCATTTCCTTTATTCGCCCGGGCCGGGAAGTCATAACAGCAATCCTGTCGGAGAGATAGACTGCTTCATCCACACTGTGTGTTACAAAAAGAATTGTTATCTTTTTAGCTTCCCATATCTGTAACAGTTCCTGCTGGAGTTTATTGCGTGTCTGGGCATCAAGGGATCCAAAAGGCTCATCCATAAGTAAAACTGCAGGATCATTTGCAAGGGCCCTGACAATAGCAATCCTTTGTCTCATTCCTCCTGAAAGTTCGTAAGGATAACTGTCCCTGAAATGCTCAAGTCCTACAAGCCTCAGATATTCTTCAGCAATCTTCCTGGATTCTTTCCTATCCATACCACTCATGTCCAGACCAAATGTCACATTATCCATGACTGTTCGCCAGGGGAACAGGGAATATTCCTGAAAGACCATACCCCTGCGAGGATCGGGAGAGGTTATCGTTTCGCCATCCAGTAGAATCCGGCCCGAATCCGCCCTGTCAAGTCCGGCAACAATTCTCAAAAGGGTAGTTTTTCCGCAACCTGATGGACCGATGATACAGACAAACTCACCATCTTTCACCTCAAAATTCACATCTTTAAGGGCATCGGTAGCCTCACCTTTATCCTTTTCAAAACTCTGTCCCACATTCTCAATCACAAGCCGGCCCATTTAAACAACGACTCCTTTTCTCCATTTGAGCAATTTCCCGTCCACATACCAGCGGAAAACACGATCTATCAAAAGTCCCAAAAAGCCCAGAATGAGCATGTAGACCAGCACAAAATCCATCTGGTGCAGATAATAATGCCACCATATCTTGTATCCCAGACCGTTTTTACTGACACCGAACATCTCAGCTGCTACCAGACACATCCAGCCAACACCCATCGCAATTCTTATGCCTGCGGCTATAGAGGGCAGTGAATAGGGTAGTGCAATATAACGAATAAGAGAGGTGCTTTTCATACAACCCAGCACCTTACCGGCTTCTACATAAACTTTTGAAACACTCTTGAAACCGGTCAATGTATTGATAATAATTGGGAAAACGGCCCCTACAAAAACTACAAATCCGGCAGATATGTGAGTCAGACCAAACCACACAATTGCAAAGGGAATCCATGCAAGAGGAGGAATCGGACGCACAATCTCAATCAGAGGATCTGCTACCCTGTCTGCATTATGGAACCATCCCATTGCAACCCCTATTGGGATGCCTATAACCAGAGCCGAAATGATACCTATTCCAAAGTGCAGCAGACTTATCATAAGATCGGTGAACAGAACTCCCCTTTCGATTATTGTGATGAAAGCATAAACTACATCGGTAAAACTTGGAAGAATGAAGGTATTCCCGATAACAAAATCAGCTATAAGTTGCCATATAATAATGGCTGTTACCAGAGAAATGATTTCTATGCCTTTTTTTGAAACCGGTTTGGTTTTCATGATACCTCCGGAAATGTGTGGAGGAATTGCCTCCACTTCCGGCGACCTATAATCAACAGGTCTTTAAAAAGGTTGCTGTTTATTTTACTCAGTTATGGCCAGTTCATAGAAACTCATGTCGAATATATCTTCCTGGGTGAATTCCTCATCGACATAACCAAGTTCATACTGGACCTGTGCATAATCCACAGTGGAATCTGCAATTATGGCAGGATCGGCAATCCACTGGCCATCCCATTCATCTATGGAAGTACGGACTACATTAACATCCCAGCCCTGCTTATCTGCAAATATCTGTGCAGCTTCGTCCTGGTTTTCAAGATTATAATCTGTGGCTTTTATATGGGTTTTTACAATCTCGGCCACCATGTCCGGATGATTGCGTATAAGGTCGCCACTTACAACAAGCACACAGCATGCATGGTTGGGAAGCATTTCCCCTGAAGGTACAACTGACCTGCCGTTGCCTTCCTGTTCAATCAGGGTTGGAGCAGGATGGGGCAGGAATGCAGCATCAATCTGGCCTGCAGAAATTGCAGAAATAGCATCACCGGGACCCATTGCCTTTATGTCAACATCGTTGTCCGGATCAATACCATTATCTTTCAACCAATCACGCAGAATTGTATCCTGAATTGTACCTGGCGGGAACGTTGCGATGCTCAATCCCTTGAGATCTTCGGGACCTTCATAGGGATGTTCAGGACGCAGGATAAGATCGGAACCCTGGGAATTCACGCCTGCAACTACTTTGGCATCAAGACCGTTACTCAAGGCTGATACGAATGGTGCAGCGCCTACATAGGCCACATCCAGGTCGCCTGCAAGCATTGCCTGCATTTCGGGAGCACCGGTTGGGAATTCATATTCTTTCACTTCTTCCACACCATAGGAAGCAAGATCCTCTTCCCACCATCCTTTTTCCCTTGCTGTCATATAGGAAAGCTGATGGGTACTGGGTTGATAACCTATGTTAAGAGTAGTCACGTCGGCAGTCTCTTCTGTGCCATCTCCATCCTGAGAAGCACAGCCTGCAAGGAAGACAGAGGCTGCCACAACAAGTATGAGGATTAGTATTTTACTGATTTTTTTCATTACGATCCACCTTTTTATATTTATCACTATAGTCTACTATATAGTCAATTTTGTAAATGTCACCGAGACATTATTTAAAACTTGCCTTTTATCGTCATATTATGTCCTAAAAGTATTAATACACCATCCATCATTCCCTTTTAATGCTATAAATAAATGGAGATAGGAAAATGAGTATTGCAGACAAAGTTATCGAATCAGCATTTGAATCCGATGAAGCGTTCCAGCATACTTTATTGAAGGTCATAAAGGAAGACCTGGGTCTTACAGCTATAGAATTTTCCGAGCATTCCTCCATTCCACCAAGTACCCTTTACAAACTTATGTCCGGAAACCGGGAACCCAATTTACGTACGATGCGCCAGATCGTGAAAACCATAAAGAAACTTGAAGGATATGAGGGCGGAGAATTCATAGCCGTTATAGCCTCCCGGCCGGTACTGGATAATATTAAAGAGACAAAAAGGAAAATTCACGGGAACCTGTGCACCATACGAGAATATGCGGCTACGTCCATGGAAGAAGCTATCATTGCAGCTGTGCGGGCTGAAAGGGAAGGAGCAAGGGCTCTTGTTTGCGCACCTATTGTAAGCCCTACAGTGGAAAAAATTATCAAAATACCTGTATCCACCATTATGCCAAAGGATAGTCTTCTCGAAGCAATCGAGAATGTGGCACGAAAAATGGAAATGGAATAAAAAAAGAAGACAAGAGCGCTTTTGTAAGCGCTCATATTCTGGTTTTACCTGCCCAGCATGGAACGCAGGGATTCTGCGATCTCAGCGAATTTGGCAGTTCCGCCTGTGGCAAATACGTAGGCTGCACCTCCACCAACTACAAGGAGAATGCCTCCGAGCACATACCATACAATACTGGTTCCCTCTTCCACATCCATTGTTGTTGACAGGCCGCCTGCCTTTACAAGATAGGTACCCGGTTCACCTGCAGTAGAGGTGAATTCTATGGTTGTGGAATTGTTCTGTCCAAGGGTGATTTCCTGACTGTCTGTCACATTGTCGTTGATCGATAACTCGACAGTGTAACTGCCTTCTGCATTACCTGTATTGATGGAATCAAGCATTACAGTGAATTCCTCACCGGCAGTGGCAGGAAGCGGATCAATCCTCAGATTACTGAATTCGAAATTTGCTGCCAGTTCATTGACCTTGATGTTCAATTCTGCATCAAGGTAGCCATCCGCCTTGGCTTCCAGCTTGTGGGTACCGGGCTCTTTTGGATTGTAGGTTATCGTGCCGTCCTCGTCGGTTTCACCCAGGGATTGGCCGTCAAAGAATACCTCGGCATCCTCCAGTGGTTCAGAACCGATCGCCTTGACCACAGAGATGGTTATCGGCGTACCCTCAAAAACTTCCTCAGGGGAAACTTCGATACTGATCTTTTTGCTTTCATCATCAGGAGATATTACTTCAAAGTTGCCTTTTGATGAAACATAACCTTCCTTTTGCGCAGTTGCAGTAAACTTACCGGCGTCATCAGCATCATACTCGAACACACCTTCATTTGAAGTGGTTCCTACCCTGTCACCATCAATAAGTATTGATGCATCCCTGATAGAAGCCCCACGGGATGTTACTGTGAAAGTGATTTCCTCACCTTCAACAACCGTGGTTGGTTCGATGTCAATGTCCAGAGATTCAGCGGGTTCTGTTTCCACTTCAACGAATGGGTAGTAACGGACTTCATTACTGTCAGCAACCTTGAACTTGATCTCACCCATGATGTCGATGGTGTCTCCTTCATCAAGATCGATGTCATCTTCATTTTCAAGGACAATGCTGTCACTTGTACTTTCAACTGTCATTACACCAAAGTCGTCTCCATCTTCAACTTCCAGGTAATCCTCGGATATCTGGAAGATACCTTCGACAAATACAGCACTGGTTTCGGTACCACTGAATATTTCATCAAAATGAACGACGATTATTGGTACATCATCTTCACTACCAAGATCCTTTTCATAGACATATTCATCATCGGAAGATACTATAGCTGACTCAATATTATCGCCATCCTGGGTCAGCTGAATCATTACCCTGTCACCGTTGACATCAATTTCCCGGATGCTGAGGGCATAACCTTCTTCCAGAATCAGGGAAGAGCCTGTATAGACCGATTTTTCATCGTCATCGTCTATAAGAACTTTCGATAGCTGGCCGTTTGACATGAGATCGGAATCATAGGTTTCATCTCCGAAATCACTGTCATCATATCCAGCGAAATATTTCTCGGCCATGAAACCTATCACATTATATTTACCCCAGTTATTGTATTCGAAATCTACAGATACAGGAGTGGCTTCATAGGTAAGATTACCTTCATCAATTGAACGTCCATCGTATTTCACAGTAAGGGATTCACTGCTCAGCCCCTCATCTATGTCATAATAGAAACCCTCAAAGTTCAATGGAGTCCAGATGAATCCTTCATCTTCAGCAATGGTACCCCTGAGTTCATAGGTACCGGGTTCGGACATGTCAACAAAGGGTGCAAATCTCAATACATCATCGTCTGCTACTATGAATTTGAGTTTGCCCATGATGTCAATTATGTCACCTTCGTCAAGATTGATATCGTCTTCATTTAACATCTTGATTTCATTAGCACCAACGTTGTCAATTTCCATTTCACCGAATTCATCTCCTTCATCGATTTCCACATAGTCATCGGAAATCTGGAAAATACCGTCTATGAAAACAGCGTTTGTCTCGGTACCACTGAATACATCATCAATGTGTACTACAATTATGGGCACATCATCCACGCCTCCAAGGTCCTTTTCATAAACATAGGTTTCATCGGAGGAAAGGATTGCATCATCCACTTCGTCCCCATCCTGAGTAAGGCTTA from Methanohalophilus halophilus includes these protein-coding regions:
- a CDS encoding ORC1-type DNA replication protein produces the protein MKNNMLLWDETIFRDPIVLELDYLPEQFMHRDSQLQSLIYSLKPAVKGMRPINCLVYGPPGTGKTSAVLKVFEEIEAHTSDVVLVKINCQMDSTRFAVVSRIYRKLFNIDPPSSGVAFRKLFEKIVLKLIEKDKVMVVCLDDINYLFHGGHADEIMYSILRAHEQYPGVKMGVIAIVSDTGKLYRFDPKVSSVFLPEEIEFPPYSYDEVGDIISSRIQLAFYPEVVPEEVREKIVNYVDVTGDLRVGIDLLKRSGLNAEKRASKNISEDDVSRAYESSRLLHLRRNISSLTDYEKKILRLVAENDEIKAGKLYELFNENNELGYTRFYGLVNKLKDSHYLDVSFSGEGMRGRTRIIRLNYPADDVIKCIGG
- a CDS encoding DUF134 domain-containing protein, yielding MKCRRGRPKCPRRIRAEPNVMCFKPCGIPRSEVEVVDLAFEELEAIRLVDVDELTQEEAALEMGISRRAFWEELKNARKKVARALVEGQAIDIKGGNYTTE
- a CDS encoding Mrp/NBP35 family ATP-binding protein gives rise to the protein MSQNIQSAESLVNSKVEEPKLVSNLRGIRNKLMVMSGKGGVGKSTVSANLAAALARRGKKVGLLDSDIHGPSIPTMFGITDQRPEVGEKGILPVQVADNLKVMSIGLLLDDQDSPVVWRGPAKMGAIKQFLEEVDWGVLDYLIIDLPPGTGDEPLSIVQLLGKVDGAIVVTTPQDVALTSVRKSLKFAEMLEVPVIGMVENMSGVICPHCNEEIQVFGGESVEKAAKDFNTPILATLPIEPDVSSSGDKGDVYVNDDKSIWKEKFDSIVNSVEEKFN
- a CDS encoding DUF169 domain-containing protein: MENKEISDKLKEILQLKYEPVAVKLVKKGEDIPADFNQPEKKTRHCQSIMKARTGECLVIPADKHACVVGGSSLGLLETPDNVRSGEFHSKIGMFDTPQAAAKMIEERAEFEECSMQATVVCPLEKADFKPDVVVLVDLPETLYWIVPAFTFEKGGRVTLSTAPFQATCVDSTIIPIQTGDVNFSMGCFGCRRTTDIGRDEMLVGIPGPILENIVEHLEKLYEKPIRKARGL
- a CDS encoding prenyltransferase/squalene oxidase repeat-containing protein, giving the protein MKSLSEKPGDCKIQAKEIKYNDAVSRGLDWLDESQPGTLKEYARSTTASYLWGRGYTLTATLIKEIHRPQSFREICRGVSALATMGIYYPAVTHSIKTKQKDGNLKDIYDRTYALIALADLEVSCPDECQKIIKDFDSTWEHPGTIALIIICLIKQSKLTGTDHTDFTREKTDWLLSRIQDNGGWKFTTTSNLVMQALIIAGRSGEIDQSIKWLLKKQNDNGSWGKNNGDITATAQSLITLALYINA
- a CDS encoding bactofilin family protein — encoded protein: MNEDNENNMKFHPQSNTYILRKKSYFEQNVSLDGNLITGPDTNFWKNLKVAGNVELGKGTVVRGSLHAEEVILGPGCRIDGDIHASRNATLLDRCTINGHATTDGWMKVRPGCNIKFVRAKKELELVGKVNVESIESGTKVIVHSE
- a CDS encoding ABC transporter ATP-binding protein is translated as MGRLVIENVGQSFEKDKGEATDALKDVNFEVKDGEFVCIIGPSGCGKTTLLRIVAGLDRADSGRILLDGETITSPDPRRGMVFQEYSLFPWRTVMDNVTFGLDMSGMDRKESRKIAEEYLRLVGLEHFRDSYPYELSGGMRQRIAIVRALANDPAVLLMDEPFGSLDAQTRNKLQQELLQIWEAKKITILFVTHSVDEAVYLSDRIAVMTSRPGRIKEMVDVDLPRPRDRTSTSANKLRNSLLNMLAEENK
- a CDS encoding ABC transporter permease — translated: MKTKPVSKKGIEIISLVTAIIIWQLIADFVIGNTFILPSFTDVVYAFITIIERGVLFTDLMISLLHFGIGIISALVIGIPIGVAMGWFHNADRVADPLIEIVRPIPPLAWIPFAIVWFGLTHISAGFVVFVGAVFPIIINTLTGFKSVSKVYVEAGKVLGCMKSTSLIRYIALPYSLPSIAAGIRIAMGVGWMCLVAAEMFGVSKNGLGYKIWWHYYLHQMDFVLVYMLILGFLGLLIDRVFRWYVDGKLLKWRKGVVV
- a CDS encoding ABC transporter substrate-binding protein, which encodes MKKISKILILILVVAASVFLAGCASQDGDGTEETADVTTLNIGYQPSTHQLSYMTAREKGWWEEDLASYGVEEVKEYEFPTGAPEMQAMLAGDLDVAYVGAAPFVSALSNGLDAKVVAGVNSQGSDLILRPEHPYEGPEDLKGLSIATFPPGTIQDTILRDWLKDNGIDPDNDVDIKAMGPGDAISAISAGQIDAAFLPHPAPTLIEQEGNGRSVVPSGEMLPNHACCVLVVSGDLIRNHPDMVAEIVKTHIKATDYNLENQDEAAQIFADKQGWDVNVVRTSIDEWDGQWIADPAIIADSTVDYAQVQYELGYVDEEFTQEDIFDMSFYELAITE
- a CDS encoding helix-turn-helix domain-containing protein, with translation MSIADKVIESAFESDEAFQHTLLKVIKEDLGLTAIEFSEHSSIPPSTLYKLMSGNREPNLRTMRQIVKTIKKLEGYEGGEFIAVIASRPVLDNIKETKRKIHGNLCTIREYAATSMEEAIIAAVRAEREGARALVCAPIVSPTVEKIIKIPVSTIMPKDSLLEAIENVARKMEME
- a CDS encoding S-layer protein domain-containing protein, whose protein sequence is MKTGFKLIIASLLIFGVVCGSASAISSVSNLNESDTGTTWINWTWDNPAETNFSNVSVYIDGTFEDSVTDQFYNATGLDSDKEYEISTRAVDNGGNLSEWNNDTATTDDIIPPASINNLNESNVGLEEITWSWDNPLDSDFDYVMIYLNDTWQTNTSSESYTNSSLDPGSDYEISTHTVDTSGNINSTWVNDTATTLSPDSTPPASIKDLDNTTSEHWIRWSWTNPSDSDFNHTEIYFDGVFEINSSNPEYNATGLDSDTSYDISIRTVDTSGNVNSTWVNQTSTTNSDTTPPSPVSSLSAAEVGTTWIKWTWDNPSDGDFNHTEIYFDGVFEINSSNSEYNATDLDFDTEYTIEVKTVDTSGNVNENEVSNTTTTHSATYEWGNRIWEEGNQSTTYTWDGRSFSGFYYDLDTGDTSETMEITIDASNREIKEGKLNYITKPIPKDFEQDAWGGYQIIGFMAERYFAGYDSSNFGDGAYTLSLMSDGILSKVLLDTDDDESIYSGSSLTLEEGYSLNIKQVDVNGDSVWISLTQDGDEVDDAILSSDETYVYEKDLGGVDDVPIIVVHIDDVFSGTETNAVFIDGIFQISDDYVEIDEGDEFGEMEIDNVGANEIKMLNEDDINLDEGDIIDIMGKLKFIVADDDVLRFAPFVDMSEPGTYELRGTIAEDEGFIWTPLNFEGFYYDIDEGLSSESLTVKYDGRSIDEGNLTYEATPVSVDFEYNNWGKYNVIGFMAEKYFAGYDDSDFGDETYDSDLMSNGQLSKVLIDDDDEKSVYTGSSLILEEGYALSIREIDVNGDRVMIQLTQDGDNIESAIVSSDDEYVYEKDLGSEDDVPIIVVHFDEIFSGTETSAVFVEGIFQISEDYLEVEDGDDFGVMTVESTSDSIVLENEDDIDLDEGDTIDIMGEIKFKVADSNEVRYYPFVEVETEPAESLDIDIEPTTVVEGEEITFTVTSRGASIRDASILIDGDRVGTTSNEGVFEYDADDAGKFTATAQKEGYVSSKGNFEVISPDDESKKISIEVSPEEVFEGTPITISVVKAIGSEPLEDAEVFFDGQSLGETDEDGTITYNPKEPGTHKLEAKADGYLDAELNIKVNELAANFEFSNLRIDPLPATAGEEFTVMLDSINTGNAEGSYTVELSINDNVTDSQEITLGQNNSTTIEFTSTAGEPGTYLVKAGGLSTTMDVEEGTSIVWYVLGGILLVVGGGAAYVFATGGTAKFAEIAESLRSMLGR